One part of the Deinococcota bacterium genome encodes these proteins:
- a CDS encoding FAD-dependent oxidoreductase — protein MVILGGGHAGVRAARRLLKASRPEDDLDIAMVNHDNVEVWHGLMPQIVGGRIEPSHILVALRTILPGVTLYSHEVKAVDLAERSVTLDRGDEGGEVVITFDHLVLALGSVTDLSRFPGLLEHGLQTKTIGDVFHIHNHLLDMLERASVEQDPEERRRTLTFVVAGAGFAGVEIASQANNLIRSALRFYPTIEEAEVRLVVVSHSARILPAISETLASRAARFMERNKIEFKLKTELASATTNAAILSSGEVIATRTLIVTVGVGPNPVITGLPLALQHDRVVCDECCRVLGQPGVYAVGDNAAIPNEQTGRPFPPTAIYAFSQGECAAENILRERRGQPLKRYRPVNLGDAALLTTNYGVAQLWGVPLEGVLAAAVWRLTIMTFLHSWKRRFAFLMDWLSATLFPPDMTQLRIARSDSIIPLRFAAGDTIIREGEPGSRFYIVNEGEVEVLRRAADGGEEQVARLGPGRYFGEVALLYEVKRTGTVRATVDTTVLSMARQDFTTLVEHIPVLREAFDHSSQNAIKTAADEA, from the coding sequence ACGCTGGCGTGCGCGCTGCCAGGCGCCTCCTGAAGGCAAGCCGGCCGGAAGACGACCTCGACATTGCCATGGTCAACCACGACAATGTCGAGGTCTGGCATGGCTTGATGCCGCAGATCGTCGGCGGCCGCATCGAGCCCAGCCATATCCTGGTCGCGTTGCGCACCATCTTGCCCGGCGTCACCTTGTACAGCCATGAGGTCAAAGCCGTCGATCTGGCCGAGCGCTCCGTGACCCTCGACCGTGGCGACGAAGGTGGTGAGGTGGTGATCACTTTCGATCACCTCGTTCTTGCCCTCGGCTCGGTGACCGACCTCAGCCGCTTCCCGGGCCTCCTCGAGCACGGCCTCCAAACCAAGACCATCGGCGACGTCTTCCACATTCATAACCACCTGCTCGACATGCTCGAGCGCGCCTCGGTCGAACAGGACCCGGAAGAGCGGCGGCGGACATTGACCTTCGTCGTGGCCGGGGCCGGCTTCGCGGGCGTCGAGATCGCCTCGCAGGCCAACAACCTGATCCGCAGCGCCCTGCGCTTCTATCCGACCATCGAGGAAGCCGAGGTTCGCCTCGTGGTCGTCAGCCATTCGGCGCGGATTCTGCCGGCCATCAGCGAGACGCTGGCCAGCCGCGCTGCGCGCTTCATGGAGCGCAACAAGATCGAGTTCAAGCTCAAGACCGAGCTGGCGTCGGCGACCACCAATGCCGCCATCTTGTCCAGCGGCGAGGTTATCGCCACGCGCACCCTGATCGTGACGGTCGGGGTCGGACCGAATCCCGTCATCACCGGGCTGCCCCTCGCGTTGCAGCACGACCGCGTCGTCTGCGACGAGTGCTGCCGCGTGCTCGGCCAGCCTGGGGTCTATGCCGTCGGCGACAACGCCGCTATCCCCAACGAGCAGACGGGCAGACCCTTCCCGCCGACGGCGATCTACGCCTTTTCGCAGGGTGAGTGCGCCGCCGAGAATATTCTGAGGGAGCGCCGCGGACAGCCGCTGAAACGGTACCGGCCCGTCAACCTCGGGGACGCGGCCCTGCTCACCACCAACTACGGGGTGGCGCAGCTGTGGGGGGTACCGCTCGAGGGCGTCTTGGCGGCGGCCGTCTGGCGCCTCACCATCATGACCTTCTTGCACAGCTGGAAGCGCCGCTTCGCCTTCCTCATGGACTGGCTCTCCGCGACCCTGTTCCCCCCGGACATGACCCAACTGCGCATCGCGCGAAGCGACAGCATCATCCCACTGCGCTTTGCCGCCGGCGACACCATCATCCGCGAGGGCGAGCCGGGCAGTCGCTTCTACATCGTCAACGAAGGCGAGGTCGAGGTCTTGCGCAGGGCGGCGGATGGCGGTGAGGAGCAAGTCGCCCGCCTCGGGCCCGGCCGCTACTTCGGCGAGGTCGCGCTGCTCTACGAGGTAAAGCGCACCGGGACGGTCCGCGCGACCGTCGATACCACGGTGCTCAGCATGGCCCGCCAGGACTTCACCACGTTGGTCGAGCACATCCCGGTTTTGCGCGAAGCGTTTGACCACAGCTCGCAAAACGCCATCAAGACCGCCGCCGACGAAGCATAG
- a CDS encoding RluA family pseudouridine synthase, translating into MDIRVFEAPAEERLDVAIAAALEFSRTRAKELVSDGYVQLDGRPVSKPSLKLTGREIVSVLVPPPRPMHVEAEDIPLDILYQDEDMAVINKPPGLTAHPTASLRTGTVVNALLGRIELSRERQSDPLEEDYRPGIVHRLDKDTSGIMVIAKHDAAHRHLANSFKKRLTEKEYVALAGGEMPSEVLVDAPIGRHPLERRKMTVGGINPRKASTYFWVLGRAPGHGQQSLLVRAKPHTGRTHQIRVHLAHLGAAVVGDKVYGRPSAVIPRQALHAFRLTLPHPRDNTPIAFEAEPPTDMVEAWLGLGGSWPAFGGRAS; encoded by the coding sequence GTGGACATCAGGGTTTTTGAAGCGCCGGCCGAGGAACGCCTCGACGTGGCTATCGCCGCGGCGCTCGAGTTCAGCCGCACCCGCGCCAAGGAGCTCGTCAGCGACGGCTACGTGCAGCTCGACGGCCGCCCGGTGAGCAAGCCGTCCTTGAAACTGACCGGCCGCGAGATCGTCTCGGTGCTGGTGCCGCCGCCCAGGCCCATGCACGTCGAGGCCGAGGACATCCCTTTAGACATCCTCTACCAGGACGAGGATATGGCGGTCATCAACAAGCCGCCCGGCCTGACCGCCCACCCCACCGCCAGCCTGCGCACGGGCACGGTCGTCAACGCGCTCTTGGGCCGCATCGAGCTCTCGAGGGAACGGCAGAGCGACCCGCTCGAAGAGGACTACCGCCCCGGCATCGTGCACCGGCTCGACAAGGACACCTCGGGTATCATGGTCATCGCCAAGCACGACGCGGCCCACCGCCACCTCGCCAACTCCTTCAAAAAGCGCCTCACCGAAAAGGAGTACGTGGCGCTCGCCGGCGGCGAGATGCCAAGCGAGGTGCTGGTCGACGCGCCCATCGGCCGGCACCCGCTGGAACGTCGGAAGATGACGGTAGGCGGCATCAACCCGCGCAAGGCCAGCACCTACTTCTGGGTCTTGGGGCGGGCGCCGGGGCATGGGCAGCAGAGCCTGCTGGTGCGGGCCAAACCTCACACCGGGCGCACCCACCAGATCCGCGTGCACCTCGCGCACCTGGGCGCGGCCGTCGTCGGCGACAAGGTCTACGGCCGGCCCTCGGCGGTTATCCCTCGGCAAGCGCTGCACGCCTTCCGCCTCACCCTGCCGCACCCCCGCGACAACACGCCCATCGCCTTTGAGGCCGAGCCGCCCACCGACATGGTCGAGGCCTGGCTGGGGCTGGGCGGCTCCTGGCCCGCCTTCGGCGGCCGCGCCTCCTAG